The Desulfovibrio fairfieldensis sequence GCCGGTGCTGCCCACGGTGCGGGCCTCGGCCTCAATACGCACCTGGGGCGGCATGTCGCGCACTTCAAAACGGACGTCCGCGAAGGTCAGATTCAGGCTGTGGCAGAGCGGAATCAGCTGGCTGGTGCGTTTGGCCGCCATAATGCCGCCGATTTTGGCGCAGGCCAGCACGTCGCCCTTGGGCAGGGCGGATTTTTTCAGCAGTTCCAAGGTGGCCGGGGCCAGCTCCACCACGGCCTCGGCAATGGCCACACGCTTGCTGGGGGCCTTGTCGCCCACATCCACCATGGTTACGTTGCCCTGGGCGTCCAGATGTGAAAATGTATGTTCCATACTGCGAATCCTTATCGAGAACCTATGCTTTTGTTGCAATCGACCATGCGCTGATATACGCCACATACTGCAAGTAGGGGCGCGGCGCAAGCCGCCGAGCAGTCCGCAGGGGCATTCTGTTCTTCGCATATAGACAAAATTATTCTGTATTTATAATAAGTTACATCTTAAAGGCAATTGTTCTAGGGCTTGTCATACGGATGAGGCATTCCGAGTCCTGCGGGCACGGAGGGTTTACGCCCCCCCCCGGCGTTTGAGCCACCTTACGGATGAAGACAGCAACGATAGGCGGCCCAAACGGGAACGAAGCGAGAACCCTAATGCCCGGAGGGCAGAATAAAACAACGGACGGAGAACAGAATGACCCTGGGCAGTCCAGGCTCCTCAGCGCAGGCCCACCAGCCATTCCGCCAGTGACGGCGGCCGGGGAACGCGCGGCAGCTGCCAATGCGAGTCG is a genomic window containing:
- the moaC gene encoding cyclic pyranopterin monophosphate synthase MoaC; its protein translation is MEHTFSHLDAQGNVTMVDVGDKAPSKRVAIAEAVVELAPATLELLKKSALPKGDVLACAKIGGIMAAKRTSQLIPLCHSLNLTFADVRFEVRDMPPQVRIEAEARTVGSTGVEMEAIVAAQSAAAVIYDMCKAVQRDIVISRVRLLHKSGGKSGEFNAPELPA